In the Primulina tabacum isolate GXHZ01 chromosome 7, ASM2559414v2, whole genome shotgun sequence genome, ATacaaaaattatcaaaattcaTCACTTTACAACAGTTGTTGGTGCTGCCATTTGCTACTCATGACTGACTGATCTGCACTTCTTGAGGTGGAAGACGGTACTTTATACCGATTTcctcaaatattttcttgagttcgAAGACTAGATCGGATCTTCGACTGCCCCTTATCGTATTCTGAAAGTTTATTGTATGACTCACATAAAGTGCCATCATCAGCTTGTCAACATCGACGATTTCCTTTAATATCACGCTGTGACTGGGACGCCATTCTTGAGGTTTACTTTCCAAGTACCTGAAGATAAAATAAAAGGAAATGTTAGCGACTCGTCAGAAACTACCCGAACTAAAATCGTTCCAACATGTCAAATATTGGATTGACGGATCCTGAGTTTATGCTACTTTGAGAACTGAAGTACTAGAGAAAAAAATAAGTGCACAAAGAAGGAATTCTGCTCCAGACAATTTCTGAGTATAAATAAACATAATGGAAAAGATTGATTTAACATACGCTTTTATTTTAGCCTTCAATTCTGCTATTTTCTCCACGGATGTCGAAAAATCCAGAGCAAAATCCACATTGTCACCCATTTCCGGGCTTCGATTGAAATTACTGATCGGTTTGGTGGCCAAGACTGCATTGGGATAGTATACCTTTTCATTGTCAGCCTTCAGAAAGATTGTGGTCAAAATGTCCATTTCATCGACTACCATCTGTAGAAAATTCAAGAATTAGAAGTAACCAACAATGTTACGCGTGCCAAATTTAGTATAAGAAGCCAAATAATTTACCTGTACTCCATCAACAACGCAGCGATCACCGATGTCAAAAGGGTGGACCACAAAGACGAATATGATGGCTTCAAATACTGTTCTAGCTGTGTTACCAAACATAAATACTAGCAGTAAAATCTGAGATGAAATGAACACCAAAACCTTGGTGGTGGTGATTTCCATTAGAAGTAACCAAACTACAACTATCACTAGTAGTATAAGTCCCGAAGCAATCTTGTTTAGCTCCTTTATTGCTGTTTTGGCATCGTTGAGAGACAGTATCAGGTATTTTCGCTCGTTATATACGCTTACCTTCACACAAgcaaaaaataaagaaattagCTTCACATGAAACACTTCGATAATATAAGCTATGGAATTCCAACTTTAGTCACAACATTTGTTTTATGGTAAAATGATGGGAATAGAGGTTAATTTAAGAGGTAGTCTACTATAAACCAATGTTTTCTCTCGGAGAGCACATTATGTACCAAAAATTGTTGACATCAGCAGCATTGCAGCTCAACTTCTTATTGCAATCAGTCACAGAGACAGCAGGGACTATCTATTGAAAAATCCCCCTCCCGCTTTGACTTACTACTCATGAGAATTAAATATAGAAGTGATATTAATTATAAGACCACGTTTTTATAATGTACTAAAAGCTATAAATGTTGGGaacggtgcaactcaaatccTCCAAGTCATACAGTAGCACAAGAGTCGCATTTCAATTGTTGTATTGCACATGCAACCACAAGCAGGATACAACGGCAACTTATACTATCCAATACATCAAAATGTAAAATATCTTACCACCCAATTTCTGAAGgatgattttgtgattcttCTAGATTCTGCAGCTCCTTCAAAGAGTAATAATGCATTATCAACTTCTTCTTTTTCCATGAAACGTAGAAGGTCGTTCTCGTCGATATACCTACCACAGACCAATTTAACCTTAGACTATCAAAGAAAAACTAAAACAGCTAGCTATAAAGAAGTTATTCATGAGACTAGCATCCTTACTTATGACCCTGCTTTGCAACGTTTCTAAATATTCTATTTGCTGAGTCCTCGGCCTCAACCTCACTCGtaatttctttctttccttcctcttcttcttcaacACTGACCACAGAGATGTTAGGCATCCCCGAGTTTCTAATAACATTGACCAACCCGCTAATTGTCCAAGTCGATACTTTTTCTCGTCTCATCTTGTAAAGTTTATCAACATTAATCACCTCCCCTTGTTTATCTTGTTTTCTTGTTTTTACACTGCTGAAATTCAATCGTCTTCTATTCTCAGAAACATCATTTTTCTCCCTCGGAGTACCAGAGAGGACTTGAAGAATATACTGATGAAAGATGGATTCTTGAATTCTATCAAAATAAGTTCTAACGTGAAAAGATGAAGCTAGCAATTTGACAAATAAAGTCTTCACCATCCACATAACTGCCCCAACTAGAGTGGACAATATGCCTCTAGTTATATGATTAAGAATTTTAGTAGTTTCCTCTGATCTTTTAACGCCTCGATTAATCAACAAAACCCAAGTCAGAAAATTCAAAGCCAACCATAAAACCACACGAAAACTCTTTTTCAAGGCAAACAAAAAATACAGAACCATCTTCTTGAGGAAGAAGTTCTTtccaatcaaataaacaagagaATTAGTCACCCATCCGGTGAGTAAACGACCACAAAAGATTACCAGTACCAGCACACACCATTTCCACAGTTCCAAACTCCAAATATGACGATTCTTTAACTTATCAACAGTTAAGCTTGAAATTAAGACAGACATTATGCATACAAGAGCAACCCATTCCACCAGAATCGTCGCACTCACTTTCTTACCGCGCTTAGATTTTGAAAAATCCTTAAGATTTTCGGTCTCGTAAACCTtgtcatcatcatcatcatcatcatcctcatCTCCCGTGGACGCCATTAAAGGCGTCCTTGGCGTGATCGGAGCTGACGTTTTAGGAGTGCTCGGCTTAACTCTTACAGACTGCGAAGCCGCACTCGGTGACAGCATATAAGGTGACCCTACTGGGGTAGTTTGAGCAATTTCCTTACCAGGCATCAAGGTGCTCGAATATAGAGGCTCCACAATTCTTGATTTCGGCTTCGAATAAGAGGATCTCATTAGTGATTTTTGCCTAGCAGGCAACCCAATTGGTGGGTTTGCAGATAAATCTTGAGAAGAGCTCGCGACTACTGGCATTGCTGGAGTAGTCATAGTACTTGAGAATAAGGGTATTTGCACTCTAGACAATTCCTCCATCATCGAAGAGTCACCCGTTGATCCAGAAGCACCATCTCCTTGGGTTCCCGGAACCTGAACCTCCACTACAACAGCATAGTTTCCTCCTTTCTCCGCCGTTGATATATCACTTTCCATCGGAAGCTGCTATACAGTAAGAAAAGTGAAAATCTTTATCGTGAAAATGTATGGACGAGACTCATGTTAGAATAGATATTGCAAATGTATAACTGATTACGTGGAGCTCACGTGTATTACGCAGTGTATAGTCAGCACACACACATAGTCAATATGCTGAGTAGTATAAATAGTAGGAGTTGGGTAGCCCAAGTTAACAAGTAAGTTCTTTTGCAATTGGTCTTGATCGCAACATGAGTTTCGCGGTTTCTTCATCAATGAATTCATTTTTCTAATAACTCAAGAATCGAAATTTATTGATGCCTGTTCAATCCACGCTAAATTTGAAAATCTGGCCACCGCCAAAGCAAGCATATACAGGACCACATTGCAATATCACTCAAATCGGAATTTTTCGAGCTAAGGATTAGGAGATAAGAACTGAAAGGTTCGTTCTCCAAGAATATGCAACGAAAAGATCAAAATCAATGTCTCTATGTAGTCCACGCGAGCCTAGCCTAGCCTAGCCTAATCTCGTCTGGTGAAGAAAAGCCGTCATTGTCCCTGTTCAGTTTTTATTGAAATCCAAATTTCTACGTCGTTTAAGGTCCATTCAACGTTGTCGGGTGGAGACAAATAATTGAGCATAATTTTTCACAGTGGCTATTGATTGGGAAAAGTTAAAAATAGAGAATTTAGAATATTTAATATCGTATTTTATTTACTACACTTTTTGTGActatttttattaaaagaaaatattcttAGCCGCCTCCCCCTTGTCTGTTTATATTTCCATCCTTTTGGGAGTGAGTGTTCTTATCATTTATGCAAGTTGGAATTATACATAATATGGATTATATggatatgtatgtatatgtgtcTGCGCACGTTTTTcatctatttaaatttaaatatcaaaattaatttttctaaCTATTTCCCATATTTTGTACATGTTTTGAGAGTATTTTGAACCAAACTTTTTAGGAGTTTCCagattttgtttatttttattatgtttcaaatatttgagTTTGCTTAGGCCATCTCCAACCCTAATTCTATTGCAAAAACctgtgtgagaccgtctcaatggtcgtattttatgagacggatctctcatttgggtcatccatgaaaaaatattactttttatgctaagaatattactttttattgtgaatatcggtagggttagaGATGGCCTAACagttaaagattcgtgagaccgtctcacgataGACCTACTCTAATTCTATTATAGTGCAAGTTTTGCACTAAAATAGTTGAATTTCTGCATCAAATTCAGCATCCAACTCCAACtcatttatttcaaatatttatatttgtgttaaaattaatattttcaattattatatTGTATTTTTACAAATTGTGTTATTGCATTAAAATTTGtatttgtattttattattatattatttataaataattaaaccaatcattaattaaatgtttttagTTAatgtaaataaatttatttaaaaatctatttataaatttatttgattaaatattttaatttttatgcttaaatctaattattaaaatattaaaataaatactatactattatttaaataatatttatgatatttaatacaaatatttataataaataaaatcaaaataaataaataaaataaataggaGCTCTTGGCACAGAGCTCTCCTCAGCGCCAAATTTGGCACAAAAGAAATATCGCGGCCCATTGAAAAACATCTCCCTGCACTGCAGGGTTGGAAATGCtcttaaaatttatttcaacatAGTTAGTTATATCCTTTCCAGAATATTGCAATCACCAAGTTGAGTAAtcggtttgaattttttttttgtgacaTGACAACTTACCGTTGTTATTTTTCGATAGACATTGGAAAAATCTACGGACTAATGTGATAGCATCCAAATCACTATAATCGAGTAAATCATACTGAACAAGCCTCGTATGATAAATTCGTCTAAAAAAAATGTTGACAAAGGGATTCGAAAGTCGTTTGATCTAACTTGAGATCCCTCAGTTGCACAAACAACATCATTTTATTATCATTGTTGTTATCTAAATTAGTTTTTTACTTTAtcgaaagtttaaaattttaaaatattaactatAATTTTCAGAGATTATAGATTGATCATGGTGGGCCGATTCCCTTTATCGTTACAGGCTTAATTTATACTTGTAGGATTGTGTCAGTGGCCGAAGTAAATCATTTTCATGAATAATATTTGGCTCAGATATTGATCCAATATTTTCGTGTAAAATGGCATGAGCAAAAGATTGAAccatttacagttttatatattatggaattatttaaatttttctcaaaaaagttaaaattttcataaatatccTATCATATCCTAAAAGTGTGAGACATTTCATGTAATAGATGAATTAGTCGAGAGTCTCCGAATTAAAATATGTCGTAACTAAACTATTAAATTGAATGTTGACTTTTTCATTTGTATATTTGGTTAAAATATTATCGATGATTATAAGTTTAAATTACTATGTATTTTgatacattaaaattttaataacgatatattttcacataaaaatttatgatttttgcAATTATTTTAATCCACTCAAATTTAAAATCCTAGCTTTTCCCCGCAAGTTAATCCATCCTTTAAAATCTATCTTCTGTAGCATCGATTTAACCGAGGACCTTGATTTGCTAGATGCTAATAGACGGGGCCAGATTTGACTTAATTACATGTATTGTTTAGCCATCTCCTCCGACAAGAGCGGGTCCCTTGGTTTACATAGGTATCTCAAGTGGAGGCAGAGAGTTTAATTGAAATGCATGCTTGCCTGTACACCAACAATATGTTGGATCAAGCTGAGAATTATAGCCAGACATTGAAGTAAACGTAGGAAAGCATAGTTGAGCATGGCGAGACTAAATGAAATGATGTCTTGTGCTAAGTGAACACTTGTACTCATGCCAAATATAATCGAGTAAGGTTGTCTGAGTGGACCACCTACGAAAGCACATTATTTCTGATAATATGTTTTTAAGGATTATGGGTCGATGGCTATCATGGTAAGTAGGATCCCTTGACCGTTAGAGCCCGGACAAAATATAATTGATATCTCGTTAACGGACTCATCAAAATCAGGCTCAAACCAGATTTAAAACCCCTGACCCACCCCTAGTCAAGGCAGAAGACCCATTATGGACATCGggtattcttctataaatatcaggtttgagaGTCTAATAGGCATTCAAGATATTGATTCCTAGCAGCTTCCTTAGCTGCTCTCTCACATTTTATTATCAATACATGGACACTCCCCCGACCCTCTTCTAACGGTcttttttgtgatttcaggtaTAGAGTAAATTCAAGGTCTGCATGCGAGCTGGTATCATCTTTTGGAACCGATCCCTATATTTTTAATGAGTATCAATAATTATAGAGTAGAAAATGACAAGTTAGATTTCTAATTCTTATTTGAAAAGTCAATCATAAAATTCCAAGAAATCTTTTTTTCTTGATGCAATTCAACATCAATGTCCCTTGTACATCAAAGATTCATGCATAACTAAAAAAATGCCCGTTATATAGATATCCCACAATTTCCATGcaaataaaatacaaagaaaaaaaaactgaaaaagCCAGATGAAGGTTTTTTCAACTCATAAACTATGGCTCTCCCCTTGCAAAACTGAACCAGTTTCTTTCAGGAAAAAGTACACTCTTTCATTGGCACCATATAATTACTCTCGATCAGCAAAATGTTGCAGTATCGGATCTCCTTGCCTTGTTGAGTGGAATCAATCACAAGTATTGTTTGTGTATCCTGGATCTGTTCTCTTCCCACCATAGCCTTGCATGCACCTGCCCGAATTTCTCTCGGCTAAAATAGATTTTGATTTTAAGTCAAATTAGAACAAGTACTGAACAACAAGACTTCCACTCAAGGTTCAATTCAAGCT is a window encoding:
- the LOC142551922 gene encoding mechanosensitive ion channel protein 10-like — its product is MESDISTAEKGGNYAVVVEVQVPGTQGDGASGSTGDSSMMEELSRVQIPLFSSTMTTPAMPVVASSSQDLSANPPIGLPARQKSLMRSSYSKPKSRIVEPLYSSTLMPGKEIAQTTPVGSPYMLSPSAASQSVRVKPSTPKTSAPITPRTPLMASTGDEDDDDDDDDKVYETENLKDFSKSKRGKKVSATILVEWVALVCIMSVLISSLTVDKLKNRHIWSLELWKWCVLVLVIFCGRLLTGWVTNSLVYLIGKNFFLKKMVLYFLFALKKSFRVVLWLALNFLTWVLLINRGVKRSEETTKILNHITRGILSTLVGAVMWMVKTLFVKLLASSFHVRTYFDRIQESIFHQYILQVLSGTPREKNDVSENRRRLNFSSVKTRKQDKQGEVINVDKLYKMRREKVSTWTISGLVNVIRNSGMPNISVVSVEEEEEGKKEITSEVEAEDSANRIFRNVAKQGHKYIDENDLLRFMEKEEVDNALLLFEGAAESRRITKSSFRNWVVSVYNERKYLILSLNDAKTAIKELNKIASGLILLVIVVVWLLLMEITTTKVLVFISSQILLLVFMFGNTARTVFEAIIFVFVVHPFDIGDRCVVDGVQMVVDEMDILTTIFLKADNEKVYYPNAVLATKPISNFNRSPEMGDNVDFALDFSTSVEKIAELKAKIKAYLESKPQEWRPSHSVILKEIVDVDKLMMALYVSHTINFQNTIRGSRRSDLVFELKKIFEEIGIKYRLPPQEVQISQS